A region of Vitis vinifera cultivar Pinot Noir 40024 chromosome 13, ASM3070453v1 DNA encodes the following proteins:
- the LOC100247932 gene encoding uncharacterized acetyltransferase At3g50280 has protein sequence MRPDSVTIVSNCTVIPEKKSSLGDLKLSASDLPMLSCHYIQKGGLFTRPPFPIDALLALLKRALSSTLVHFPPLAGRLITDAHGYVYITCNDAGVDFIHANAGHIFIRDLLSPIHVPDSFKEFFAFDRTVSYDGHFKPIMAVQVTELADGVFIGCAVNHAVTDGTSFWNFFNTFADLSRGLKRISRAPCFERKSVLISQAVLMVPQGGPKVTFSGDAPLAERIFSFSREAILKLKSKVNNHQSSCIGEIDAIEILGKQSNDPWKPDQKASGKVTSVLENWLKNAVAVSKPQTDCPNQTVEISSFQSLSALLWRAVTRARKFHPSKTTTFRMAVNVRHRLEPKLDPLYFGNAIQSIPTYASAGDVLSRDLRWCAEQLNSNVKAHNDDMVRKFIGDWESSPKCFPLGNFDGAMITMGSSPRFPMYDNDFGWGRPMAIRGGRANKFDGKISAFPGREGGGSVDLEVVLSPETMAGLESDSEFMQYVTGCA, from the coding sequence GAGATCTCAAACTGTCGGCCTCCGATCTCCCAATGCTCTCTTGCCATTACATTCAGAAGGGGGGCCTCTTTACTCGTCCTCCTTTCCCAATTGATGCTCTCCTCGCTCTTCTCAAGCGCGCACTTTCTTCTACTCTGGTGCATTTTCCGCCACTCGCCGGCCGTTTGATCACCGACGCCCATGGTTACGTCTACATCACTTGCAATGACGCCGGCGTTGATTTCATTCACGCCAATGCCGGGCATATATTCATTCGAGACCTTTTGTCTCCCATCCATGTTCCAGACTCCTTCAAGGAGTTCTTCGCATTCGATAGAACTGTTAGCTATGATGGCCATTTCAAACCGATTATGGCGGTGCAGGTGACTGAACTAGCCGACGGAGTCTTCATCGGTTGTGCAGTTAACCATGCTGTCACCGATGGGACGTCTTTTTGGAACTTCTTCAATACGTTTGCGGATTTGTCCAGGGGGCTAAAGAGAATTTCGAGGGCTCCGTGCTTTGAGCGGAAATCGGTGCTGATTTCGCAGGCAGTGCTGATGGTTCCCCAAGGAGGTCCCAAGGTAACCTTCTCCGGCGATGCACCGCTAGCCGAGAGAATCTTTAGCTTCAGTAGAGAAGCGATTCTGAAGCTTAAATCAAAGGTGAACAATCATCAATCATCGTGCATCGGAGAAATTGACGCCATTGAAATACTGGGAAAGCAAAGCAACGATCCTTGGAAGCCGGACCAGAAAGCAAGCGGAAAGGTCACATCAGTTTTGGAGAACTGGCTAAAAAACGCCGTCGCCGTCTCAAAACCCCAAACTGATTGTCCAAATCAGACAGTGGAAATCTCATCGTTCCAGTCCCTCTCAGCGCTTCTATGGCGCGCCGTGACGCGAGCTAGAAAGTTCCATCCCTCCAAAACGACGACGTTCCGGATGGCGGTGAACGTCCGCCACCGCCTGGAGCCAAAGCTGGACCCGCTCTACTTCGGCAACGCGATTCAGAGCATCCCAACCTACGCCTCCGCTGGCGACGTCTTGTCTCGGGATCTGAGATGGTGCGCTGAACAGCTCAACAGCAACGTCAAGGCTCACAACGACGATATGGTGCGCAAGTTCATAGGGGATTGGGAGAGCAGCCCAAAGTGTTTCCCACTCGGGAACTTCGACGGCGCAATGATCACGATGGGCAGTTCTCCACGATTCCCGATGTACGATAACGATTTCGGGTGGGGCAGACCCATGGCCATTCGGGGCGGGCGGGCCAACAAATTCGACGGCAAGATTTCCGCCTTTCCCGGACGTGAGGGTGGGGGGAGCGTTGATCTGGAGGTGGTCTTGTCGCCCGAAACCATGGCGGGTCTTGAATCCGATTCGGAGTTCATGCAGTACGTAACGGGTTGTGCGTGA